In the genome of Kitasatospora cathayae, one region contains:
- the carB gene encoding carbamoyl-phosphate synthase large subunit, translated as MPKRTDIKSVLVIGSGPIVIGQAAEFDYSGTQACRVLKAEGLRVVLVNSNPATIMTDPEIADATYVEPITPEFVEKIIAKERPDALLPTLGGQTALNTAISLHEAGTLEKYGVELIGADVVAINKGEDRDLFKGVVEAVKAKIGYGESARSVICHTMDEVLSGVDQLGGYPVVVRPSFTMGGAGSGFAHNEEDLRRIAGQGLALSPTTEVLLEESILGWKEYELELMRDKNDNVVVVCSIENFDPMGVHTGDSITVAPAMTLTDREYQILRDIGIAVIREVGVDTGGCNIQFAVNPDDGRVIVIEMNPRVSRSSALASKATGFPIAKIAAKLAVGYTLDEIPNDITEETPASFEPTLDYVVVKVPRFAFEKFPSADATLTTTMKSVGEAMALGRNFPEALQKALRSLEKKGSQFSWTGPLGDKSALLAKATVPTDGRINTVMDAIRAGATPQEVFEATKIDPWFVDQLFLLDEIAGELAEAAELTPELLRHAKRHGFSDQQIGEIRGLKPDVVREVRHALGIRPVFKTVDTCAAEFAAKTPYFYSSYDEESEVAPRTKPAVIILGSGPNRIGQGIEFDYSCVHASFALADAGYETVMVNCNPETVSTDYDTSDRLYFEPLTLEDVLEIVHAEQQAGPLAGVIVQLGGQTPLGLAQALKDNGVPIVGTQPEAIDLAEERGAFGRVLRDAGLPAPKHGTAFSFEEAKAIADEIGYPVLARPSYVLGGRGMEIVYDEASLASYLERHAGLISEHPVLIDRFLDDAVEIDVDALYDGTELYLGGVMEHIEEAGIHSGDSACALPPITLGGYDIKRLRTSTEAIARGVGVRGLINIQFAMAGDILYVLEANPRASRTVPFTSKATAVPLAKAAARISLGATIAELRAEGLLPAEGDGGTLPADAPIAVKEAVMPWSRFRDIHGRGVDTVLGPEMRSTGEVMGIDKVFGTAYAKAQAGAYGALPTRGKVFVSVANRDKRNLVFPARALVGLGFEVLATAGTAEVLHRGGIPSTLVRKHSEGEGPNGERTIVQLIHDGEVDLIINTPYGTGGRLDGYEIRTAAVSRGVPCLTTVQAMGAAVQGMDALLRDEVGVMSLQEHAELINAGRK; from the coding sequence GTGCCTAAGCGCACTGACATCAAGTCCGTCCTGGTGATCGGGTCCGGCCCGATCGTCATCGGCCAGGCCGCCGAGTTCGACTACTCGGGCACCCAGGCCTGCCGCGTCCTCAAGGCCGAAGGCCTGCGGGTCGTGCTGGTCAACTCCAACCCGGCCACCATCATGACCGACCCGGAGATCGCCGACGCCACCTACGTCGAGCCGATCACCCCGGAGTTCGTCGAGAAGATCATCGCCAAGGAGCGCCCCGACGCGCTGCTGCCGACCCTCGGCGGCCAGACCGCGCTCAACACCGCGATCTCGCTGCACGAGGCGGGCACGCTGGAGAAGTACGGCGTCGAGCTGATCGGCGCCGACGTCGTGGCGATCAACAAGGGCGAGGACCGCGACCTGTTCAAGGGCGTCGTCGAGGCCGTCAAGGCCAAGATCGGGTACGGCGAGTCCGCCCGCTCGGTCATCTGCCACACCATGGACGAGGTGCTGTCCGGCGTCGACCAGCTCGGCGGCTACCCGGTCGTGGTGCGCCCCTCCTTCACCATGGGCGGCGCCGGCTCCGGCTTCGCCCACAACGAGGAGGACCTGCGCCGCATCGCCGGCCAGGGCCTGGCCCTCTCGCCGACCACCGAGGTGCTCCTGGAGGAGTCCATCCTCGGCTGGAAGGAGTACGAGCTGGAGCTGATGCGCGACAAGAACGACAACGTCGTGGTCGTCTGCTCCATCGAGAACTTCGACCCGATGGGCGTGCACACCGGTGACTCGATCACCGTCGCCCCGGCGATGACGCTCACCGACCGCGAGTACCAGATCCTGCGCGACATCGGCATCGCCGTCATCCGCGAGGTCGGCGTCGACACCGGCGGCTGCAACATCCAGTTCGCCGTCAACCCCGACGACGGCCGGGTCATCGTCATCGAGATGAACCCGCGCGTCTCCCGCTCCTCGGCGCTCGCCTCCAAGGCCACCGGCTTCCCGATCGCCAAGATCGCCGCCAAGCTGGCCGTCGGCTACACCCTGGACGAGATCCCCAACGACATCACCGAGGAGACCCCGGCCTCCTTCGAGCCGACCCTCGACTACGTCGTGGTCAAGGTGCCGCGGTTCGCGTTCGAGAAGTTCCCGAGCGCCGACGCGACGCTGACCACCACCATGAAGTCCGTCGGCGAGGCCATGGCGCTCGGCCGCAACTTCCCCGAGGCGCTGCAGAAGGCGCTGCGCTCGCTGGAGAAGAAGGGCTCCCAGTTCAGCTGGACCGGCCCGCTGGGTGACAAGTCCGCGCTGCTGGCCAAGGCCACCGTGCCGACCGACGGCCGGATCAACACCGTGATGGACGCGATCCGGGCCGGCGCCACCCCGCAGGAGGTGTTCGAGGCCACCAAGATCGACCCGTGGTTCGTCGACCAGCTCTTCCTGCTGGACGAGATCGCCGGCGAGCTGGCCGAGGCCGCCGAGCTCACCCCCGAGCTGCTGCGCCACGCCAAGCGGCACGGCTTCTCCGACCAGCAGATCGGCGAGATCCGCGGCCTGAAGCCGGACGTCGTCCGCGAGGTGCGCCACGCGCTCGGCATCCGCCCGGTGTTCAAGACCGTCGACACCTGCGCCGCCGAGTTCGCCGCCAAGACCCCGTACTTCTACTCCTCGTACGACGAGGAGAGCGAGGTCGCCCCGCGCACCAAGCCGGCCGTGATCATCCTCGGCTCGGGCCCGAACCGCATCGGCCAGGGCATCGAGTTCGACTACTCCTGCGTGCACGCCTCCTTCGCGCTGGCCGACGCCGGGTACGAGACCGTCATGGTCAACTGCAACCCGGAGACCGTCTCCACCGACTACGACACCTCCGACCGGCTCTACTTCGAGCCGCTCACCCTGGAGGACGTGCTGGAGATCGTCCACGCCGAGCAGCAGGCCGGCCCGCTGGCCGGTGTGATCGTCCAGCTCGGCGGCCAGACCCCGCTCGGCCTGGCCCAGGCGCTCAAGGACAACGGCGTGCCGATCGTCGGCACCCAGCCCGAGGCGATCGACCTCGCCGAGGAGCGCGGCGCCTTCGGCCGGGTGCTGCGCGACGCGGGCCTGCCCGCGCCCAAGCACGGCACCGCCTTCTCCTTCGAGGAGGCCAAGGCGATCGCCGACGAGATCGGCTACCCGGTGCTCGCCCGCCCGTCCTACGTGCTCGGCGGCCGCGGCATGGAGATCGTCTACGACGAGGCCTCGCTCGCCTCCTACCTGGAGCGGCACGCCGGTCTGATCTCCGAGCACCCGGTGCTGATCGACCGCTTCCTGGACGACGCGGTGGAGATCGACGTCGACGCGCTCTACGACGGCACCGAGCTCTACCTCGGCGGCGTCATGGAGCACATCGAGGAGGCCGGCATCCACTCCGGTGACTCCGCCTGCGCGCTGCCCCCGATCACCCTCGGCGGCTACGACATCAAGCGCCTGCGCACCTCCACGGAGGCCATCGCGCGCGGTGTCGGCGTCCGCGGTCTGATCAACATCCAGTTCGCGATGGCCGGGGACATCCTCTACGTGCTCGAGGCCAACCCGCGCGCCTCCCGCACCGTCCCGTTCACCTCCAAGGCGACCGCGGTGCCGCTGGCCAAGGCCGCCGCCCGGATCTCGCTCGGCGCCACCATCGCCGAGCTGCGCGCCGAGGGCCTGCTCCCGGCCGAGGGCGACGGCGGCACCCTGCCGGCCGACGCGCCGATCGCGGTCAAGGAGGCCGTGATGCCGTGGAGCCGCTTCCGCGACATCCACGGCCGCGGCGTGGACACCGTGCTCGGCCCGGAGATGCGCTCGACCGGTGAGGTCATGGGCATCGACAAGGTCTTCGGCACGGCGTACGCCAAGGCCCAGGCCGGCGCGTACGGCGCGCTGCCGACCCGGGGCAAGGTCTTCGTCTCGGTCGCCAACCGGGACAAGCGCAACCTGGTCTTCCCGGCCCGGGCGCTGGTCGGCCTCGGCTTCGAGGTGCTCGCCACCGCCGGCACCGCCGAGGTGCTGCACCGCGGCGGCATCCCGTCCACGCTGGTGCGCAAGCACAGCGAGGGCGAGGGCCCGAACGGCGAGCGGACCATCGTCCAGCTGATCCACGACGGCGAGGTCGACCTGATCATCAACACGCCGTACGGCACCGGCGGTCGCCTCGACGGCTACGAGATCCGCACCGCGGCGGTCTCCCGCGGGGTGCCGTGCCTGACCACCGTCCAGGCGATGGGCGCGGCGGTCCAGGGCATGGACGCGCTGCTGCGCGACGAGGTCGGAGTGATGTCGCTCCAGGAGCACGCCGAGCTGATCAACGCCGGCCGCAAGTAG